One window from the genome of Alkalihalobacillus sp. LMS6 encodes:
- the flgD gene encoding flagellar hook assembly protein FlgD — translation MTQIDPSLYLSSQQQQTKGPANPLGQEAFLQLLITQLQHQDPTNPMEDREYIAQLATFSQLEQLTQLNATMQYMYMDQKSQQLMNLSEIIGKDVTWKKESEEGQGKVTAVKYAQTGEMIVEIDRDNWIEAGHLLEIREHTQTKEQER, via the coding sequence ATGACGCAAATTGATCCAAGTCTGTACCTTTCATCACAGCAACAGCAAACGAAAGGACCGGCCAATCCGTTAGGGCAAGAAGCGTTTTTGCAGTTGTTAATTACGCAGCTTCAACATCAAGATCCGACAAATCCAATGGAAGATCGAGAATATATCGCTCAGTTAGCTACTTTCTCTCAACTTGAGCAGTTAACTCAGCTCAACGCTACCATGCAATACATGTATATGGATCAAAAAAGCCAGCAGTTGATGAACTTAAGTGAAATTATCGGCAAAGACGTTACATGGAAAAAAGAAAGTGAAGAAGGTCAAGGGAAGGTTACAGCTGTAAAGTATGCACAAACGGGAGAAATGATTGTTGAAATCGACCGGGATAACTGGATAGAAGCTGGTCATCTGTTAGAAATACGTGAACACACTCAAACAAAAGAACAGGAGCGGTAA
- a CDS encoding flagellar hook-length control protein FliK produces MIQLLSTTSKNRSSYNSSNGKHHEKTACLNTSLFAQAIAATLQEAIHEQESDVVKEGLNQEANLSYDSSKKANEDLLAEERVMFINEGEHTLQHSERQETNTNQPTSSSYEQEEQNDLHNSVFGEESRLAINPNLDRSKKLDQGTMISRERYHSVEGQDIEGQPIRSSLQKEHLFRHETEESISLNKDGSEEKMEGNASLFLHTANESSHHSNKLSPLFNENRETENTYQQEQQELPYERQAFLTNSQDKAKIQAIVFEQETGDKQAPAHKQEMDAQQASVHKREMKDQQIPVHKQEVADKQLDEHLEGEGKPSIQKTNQLHLQPRSEQNQSQESSTFSSERLPDANYERGLPALNGETQKHGWVFELKEEGVDAPQEIRSTSFLGKQQESVDSLLARQLLRILRAAKTTYSNGRQQQIMLKLHPESLGRVNIQFIQQAQGYMVRISAERSYAKEAIERSLPQLRQLGALQDTKVEVLQIEDELPEENEHHSQQEQDRKGQQVEQLGKKSKTNFKEWMAAILQTEVKQDDAN; encoded by the coding sequence ATGATTCAATTATTGAGTACAACGTCCAAAAATCGTTCTTCATACAATTCTTCTAATGGGAAACATCATGAGAAGACTGCATGTTTAAATACTAGTTTATTCGCTCAAGCAATCGCAGCCACGCTACAGGAAGCTATTCATGAGCAAGAAAGCGACGTTGTAAAAGAAGGCCTTAATCAAGAAGCAAATCTTTCTTATGATTCGAGCAAGAAAGCAAACGAAGATCTACTTGCTGAAGAACGGGTTATGTTTATAAATGAAGGAGAACATACTCTTCAACATAGTGAACGGCAAGAAACAAACACGAATCAACCTACAAGCAGCTCTTATGAGCAAGAGGAGCAGAACGATTTACACAACAGCGTTTTTGGCGAAGAAAGTCGATTGGCAATAAACCCAAACCTTGATCGTAGCAAAAAATTGGATCAGGGGACGATGATTTCCAGAGAACGCTACCATAGTGTGGAAGGTCAAGACATTGAAGGGCAACCTATTCGCTCTTCTCTTCAAAAAGAACATCTGTTTCGCCATGAAACGGAAGAATCGATTTCTTTGAATAAAGATGGGTCAGAAGAAAAAATGGAAGGCAACGCATCGCTTTTTCTACATACAGCTAATGAGTCTTCCCATCATTCCAACAAGTTGTCGCCGCTTTTTAATGAGAATCGCGAGACGGAGAATACATACCAGCAAGAACAGCAAGAACTTCCTTACGAACGCCAAGCGTTCCTTACGAACAGTCAAGATAAGGCAAAAATACAAGCAATCGTCTTCGAGCAAGAAACGGGTGATAAACAAGCACCCGCTCATAAGCAAGAAATGGACGCTCAGCAAGCATCCGTTCATAAGCGAGAAATGAAAGATCAACAAATACCCGTTCATAAGCAAGAAGTTGCTGACAAACAATTAGACGAGCATCTTGAAGGTGAGGGAAAGCCAAGTATACAAAAAACCAATCAGCTTCACTTACAGCCTAGAAGCGAGCAAAACCAGTCACAAGAAAGTTCGACGTTTAGCAGTGAGCGTTTACCTGATGCGAATTATGAGCGGGGGCTTCCTGCACTTAACGGAGAAACTCAAAAACATGGTTGGGTCTTTGAGTTAAAAGAAGAGGGAGTCGATGCGCCTCAAGAAATACGCTCAACTTCATTTCTAGGGAAACAACAAGAATCAGTCGATTCGTTATTAGCGAGGCAACTGCTGCGCATTTTACGGGCAGCAAAGACCACTTATTCAAATGGACGCCAGCAACAAATAATGTTGAAGCTACATCCTGAATCACTTGGACGTGTCAATATACAGTTTATTCAACAAGCCCAAGGCTATATGGTTCGTATTTCCGCTGAGCGATCGTATGCAAAAGAGGCAATTGAACGTTCGCTGCCACAACTTCGTCAATTGGGAGCTTTGCAAGATACGAAAGTTGAAGTGCTGCAAATCGAAGACGAGTTACCTGAAGAAAATGAGCACCATAGCCAACAGGAACAAGATCGAAAAGGACAGCAAGTTGAACAGTTAGGAAAGAAATCGAAAACGAATTTTAAAGAATGGATGGCGGCAATCTTACAAACAGAGGTGAAGCAAGATGACGCAAATTGA
- a CDS encoding MotE family protein, whose amino-acid sequence MKKQKKKQSRLLVFSFVTPIILIVVIGFIYVGPLFGMPSMSSFFNSSSDTNSEAVIAELEQEVMTLQDQLRELENEFVVKEAEWRSLEEERASELQQTEENEPVSIETATNNDEVDGLQNVIKTYQQMSSKRAAAIIDELAIDVAYEHVRSMDESLRASIVGRLPADKAAQLLEQLADEGG is encoded by the coding sequence ATGAAAAAACAAAAGAAAAAGCAATCACGACTTCTCGTGTTTTCATTCGTTACGCCAATTATTCTTATAGTGGTTATTGGATTTATCTATGTAGGCCCTCTGTTTGGCATGCCAAGCATGAGTTCATTTTTCAATTCTTCCAGCGATACAAATTCGGAAGCGGTTATTGCTGAACTTGAACAAGAAGTCATGACGCTACAGGATCAACTAAGAGAGTTAGAGAATGAATTCGTTGTCAAGGAAGCTGAATGGCGTTCATTGGAAGAGGAACGAGCAAGCGAATTGCAGCAAACGGAAGAAAACGAACCTGTTTCAATAGAAACCGCAACGAACAACGATGAGGTAGATGGATTACAAAACGTCATCAAAACCTACCAACAAATGTCATCGAAGCGAGCAGCTGCCATTATCGATGAATTGGCAATCGATGTCGCCTATGAACACGTTCGTTCAATGGATGAATCACTAAGAGCGAGTATCGTAGGGCGATTACCCGCCGATAAAGCAGCACAACTCTTAGAACAGTTAGCAGATGAAGGCGGGTGA
- the fliJ gene encoding flagellar export protein FliJ yields the protein MTFSFSLQQAMNVKNREKHQARKRFDDAQREFEVVATSFYELLKEKERLERNMEERQLTGVRIDQYVSQNVYLSRLEKTISEKKVETDGARKKMLEQEIEYKVRAKSYKQFERLKQRQAQQHEADERKREQQQMDEVSISQFNRAFV from the coding sequence ATGACGTTTTCATTCTCATTACAACAAGCGATGAACGTGAAAAACCGTGAAAAACATCAAGCGAGAAAACGGTTTGACGATGCTCAAAGAGAATTTGAAGTAGTGGCAACATCTTTTTATGAGCTGTTAAAAGAAAAAGAACGACTCGAACGAAACATGGAAGAACGCCAACTTACAGGTGTGAGAATAGATCAATATGTTAGTCAAAACGTCTATCTTTCTCGCTTAGAAAAAACCATTTCTGAGAAAAAAGTAGAGACGGACGGGGCGCGAAAAAAGATGCTAGAGCAAGAAATTGAATATAAAGTGCGTGCGAAATCATATAAGCAATTTGAGCGCTTAAAACAAAGACAAGCGCAGCAGCACGAAGCTGATGAACGAAAACGAGAGCAGCAACAGATGGATGAAGTAAGTATAAGTCAATTTAACCGAGCGTTTGTCTAA
- the fliI gene encoding flagellar protein export ATPase FliI, with the protein MWTQLINHVEKSSMYKWYGQVKKVTGLTIESSGPRSFVGELCYIWTGREKKTKIRAEVVGFQDDRVLLMPLDRIEHIELGSMVETTNNALTIPVGPSLIGKLLDGVGTPLELESSTVNVEAMYPTDQDPPSPMSRPRITEVMNVGVKAIDSMLTMGKGQRVGIFAGSGVGKSTLMSMIARQSDADINVIALIGERGREVRDFVERDLGEDGLKKSVLVVVTSDQPPLQRVKGALTATAIAEYFRDQGLSVNLMMDSVTRFAMAQREIGLAIGEPPTTKGYPPSVFAKLPQLLERTGTSAKGTITAFYTVLVDGDDMNEPIADAVRGILDGHFILDRQLANKGQFPALNILKSVSRLMNELVSPDHKAAAKEMRKWLADYEESEDLIQLGAYKQGASPSIDRAIEAMPYLLQFLSQQTDETCTFESTYTEMLHVVKGVSRDG; encoded by the coding sequence ATGTGGACACAACTTATTAATCACGTCGAAAAAAGCAGCATGTATAAATGGTATGGTCAAGTAAAAAAAGTTACGGGTTTAACGATCGAATCTTCAGGGCCAAGATCATTCGTTGGAGAACTTTGCTACATTTGGACTGGTCGTGAAAAGAAAACGAAGATACGCGCAGAAGTGGTTGGTTTTCAAGATGATCGTGTGCTGTTAATGCCTTTAGACCGAATTGAACATATTGAATTAGGAAGTATGGTTGAAACGACAAACAACGCTCTTACGATTCCCGTAGGACCATCATTAATTGGAAAGCTGCTAGACGGTGTAGGTACACCCCTTGAGTTAGAAAGTAGCACAGTGAACGTTGAAGCGATGTACCCAACCGATCAGGATCCTCCTTCACCAATGAGCCGGCCGCGCATCACGGAAGTCATGAATGTCGGTGTAAAAGCGATCGACAGTATGTTAACGATGGGCAAGGGACAAAGAGTAGGTATTTTTGCTGGAAGTGGTGTAGGGAAAAGTACACTTATGTCCATGATTGCTAGACAATCAGACGCAGACATAAATGTTATTGCGCTAATTGGTGAGCGTGGCAGAGAGGTAAGAGACTTTGTTGAAAGAGATTTAGGTGAAGACGGTTTAAAGAAATCGGTTCTCGTTGTTGTTACGTCAGATCAACCGCCTCTACAACGAGTAAAAGGCGCATTAACGGCGACAGCTATCGCTGAATATTTTCGTGACCAAGGGCTGTCGGTTAATTTGATGATGGATTCCGTCACTCGTTTTGCAATGGCTCAGCGAGAAATTGGGTTAGCAATTGGCGAGCCGCCAACGACAAAAGGGTACCCACCCTCCGTTTTTGCGAAGCTACCGCAATTATTAGAACGGACAGGAACGAGTGCAAAAGGAACCATCACAGCGTTTTATACGGTTCTTGTTGATGGGGATGATATGAATGAACCAATTGCAGATGCTGTCCGAGGGATTTTAGACGGGCACTTTATTCTAGATCGACAGCTAGCGAATAAAGGCCAGTTTCCAGCCCTAAATATCTTAAAAAGTGTGAGCCGCTTAATGAATGAGCTTGTTTCACCAGACCACAAAGCAGCAGCTAAAGAAATGCGTAAGTGGCTCGCTGATTATGAAGAGTCAGAAGACTTAATTCAATTAGGAGCATACAAACAAGGTGCCTCACCTTCTATTGATCGAGCAATAGAAGCCATGCCGTACTTGTTGCAGTTTTTGTCACAACAAACTGACGAAACATGCACGTTCGAATCGACCTATACCGAAATGTTGCATGTAGTGAAAGGAGTGAGCCGTGACGGATGA
- the fliH gene encoding flagellar assembly protein FliH produces MSKIIRTHTATVLNRSIRIQPIQEGSIQSFESTTTDERNQNAASVDFLKEEQRKARQEAEQLLEKAKAEAQKMEETLVIRKEELEQEAEKQKAQAQLEGYEAGFAAGESQASAIYETKLAEAQRMLEHAQAEVQNSIEKNEPFLIDLAMTIVERILGQKLAEADVIFAMMKQILQEVREFEIVKVYVHPHWYEQLVFRKEELYQCLVSCKDFQIIPDIHSPESSCVIMTNAGRLDASLDTQLKELKHQLTSVIGREHVDTTY; encoded by the coding sequence TTGTCTAAGATTATTCGAACCCATACAGCCACAGTCCTTAATCGCTCGATTCGTATTCAGCCGATTCAAGAAGGATCAATACAATCTTTTGAAAGTACCACTACAGATGAAAGAAATCAGAATGCTGCCTCAGTCGATTTTCTGAAGGAAGAACAAAGAAAAGCTAGACAAGAAGCAGAGCAGCTGCTTGAGAAGGCTAAAGCAGAAGCGCAAAAAATGGAAGAAACGCTCGTAATACGCAAAGAAGAACTTGAACAAGAAGCTGAAAAGCAAAAGGCGCAAGCGCAACTTGAGGGGTACGAGGCGGGCTTTGCTGCTGGGGAGTCACAAGCCTCTGCTATCTATGAAACAAAGCTTGCAGAAGCCCAGCGTATGCTCGAGCACGCTCAAGCAGAAGTTCAAAACTCGATCGAAAAGAATGAACCTTTTTTAATCGACTTGGCGATGACAATTGTAGAGCGTATTTTAGGTCAAAAGTTAGCGGAAGCGGATGTCATCTTTGCTATGATGAAGCAAATTTTACAAGAAGTTCGTGAATTTGAAATCGTTAAAGTTTATGTTCATCCTCATTGGTACGAGCAATTAGTTTTTAGAAAAGAAGAATTGTATCAATGTCTAGTGAGCTGTAAAGATTTTCAAATCATTCCTGATATCCATAGCCCCGAATCGAGTTGCGTCATTATGACGAACGCTGGTCGATTAGATGCTTCGTTGGATACGCAACTAAAAGAATTGAAACATCAATTAACGAGTGTGATAGGTAGAGAACATGTGGACACAACTTATTAA
- the fliG gene encoding flagellar motor switch protein FliG — MAIVRLTGKQKAAILLISLGPDSAAQVYKHLTEEEIELLSLEISAVRKVDKDIQATVLEEFHAIVSAQDYIAQGGIAYARSILEKALGEEGAASIMERLTSTIQVRPFDFARKLDPSQILNFIQHEHPQTIAVILAYIPSKQAGQIISSLPEMIQTDVARRIAMMDRSSPEVISQVERVLEEKLSQTISQDYTEAGGIEAVVEVLNGVDRSTERTILDGLYIQDPELAEEIKKRMFVFEDIVTLEKRAIQRVIREVENDDLQLALKVASEDVKESVFSNMSQRMSEAFRDEMEYMGPVRLRDVEEAQSRIVAKIRDLEDIGEIVIARTNGEDILV, encoded by the coding sequence TTGGCCATTGTAAGATTAACAGGAAAACAAAAAGCCGCAATATTATTGATCTCACTTGGTCCTGATTCAGCTGCTCAAGTATATAAGCATTTAACCGAAGAAGAGATTGAACTATTATCGCTTGAAATTTCCGCTGTTCGAAAAGTCGATAAAGACATTCAAGCTACTGTTTTAGAAGAATTTCATGCGATTGTCAGTGCACAGGATTACATTGCTCAAGGTGGAATCGCTTATGCGCGGTCGATCCTTGAGAAAGCATTAGGTGAAGAAGGCGCTGCGTCAATAATGGAACGGTTAACGTCAACGATTCAAGTACGTCCGTTCGATTTTGCACGTAAGTTAGATCCTTCACAAATTTTAAATTTTATTCAGCATGAACATCCACAAACAATTGCTGTTATTCTCGCTTATATTCCTTCAAAACAAGCAGGACAAATCATTTCATCTCTACCAGAAATGATTCAAACCGATGTGGCTCGTAGAATTGCGATGATGGATCGGTCATCTCCAGAAGTCATTTCTCAAGTTGAGAGAGTGCTTGAAGAGAAGCTATCACAAACGATTTCACAAGACTATACAGAAGCTGGTGGGATTGAAGCCGTCGTTGAAGTATTGAATGGTGTTGATCGATCGACGGAGCGAACGATTCTAGATGGTTTGTACATACAAGACCCAGAGCTAGCAGAAGAAATTAAAAAACGAATGTTCGTGTTTGAAGATATCGTTACGTTAGAAAAACGAGCTATTCAACGCGTCATTCGTGAAGTGGAGAATGATGACCTACAGTTAGCGTTAAAAGTTGCGAGCGAAGATGTAAAAGAATCTGTGTTCTCAAACATGTCGCAAAGAATGTCTGAAGCGTTTAGAGATGAAATGGAGTATATGGGGCCAGTACGTTTACGTGATGTAGAGGAAGCGCAATCACGAATCGTTGCAAAAATTCGCGACCTTGAAGACATCGGTGAAATTGTGATTGCGCGAACGAATGGAGAAGACATCCTTGTCTAA
- the fliF gene encoding flagellar basal-body MS-ring/collar protein FliF has product MSEKVNELISKMKLLWNERSKLQKSLLIASFIVIMLIIAVLIALSFRTNYAPLYSNLSLAEAGQIQEELEGRGITTEVANDGTTILVPEQEVDRLKVELAAEGLPQSGSIDYSFFQEQMGFGMTDNEFTVIERSLMQTELAELIRSISGVQHANVVITLAEDSVWLNAGQEEATAAVVLDLAAGTTLDQNQVKALYHLIARSVPNLPLENIVLSDSNFTNYTYQEEEQSPTGSYQSQREIKQEVEADLEQTIMQLLHAVVGPNNAIVSVTTDIDFTQEQRTEDLVEPVNEEDMEGLAVSAERVTEFYEGTGASEGGVTGTGDEIPNYTGSLPGGDSESERTEERVNYEFNRIHKEIVESPYRIRDLSIQAMINPPEGVQQLPAQQMENITAMLDTIVQTTIPASADGENEPIANRVSISSIPFAETAQAEAPEEAQGLPLWMIIVAGVLGLFIIVLSMVLLKTRKQAVDLAVDEQPERLDHEEFDSVPFQEREERNDQKQMKELNHLANQNPEEFSKLLRTWLSEDS; this is encoded by the coding sequence ATGAGCGAGAAAGTAAATGAGTTAATATCAAAAATGAAACTTCTTTGGAATGAGCGTTCAAAATTACAAAAAAGTCTACTTATTGCAAGTTTTATTGTCATTATGCTAATTATTGCTGTGCTAATTGCATTAAGTTTTCGGACGAACTACGCGCCATTATATAGCAATCTATCACTTGCTGAAGCAGGTCAAATACAAGAAGAGTTGGAAGGTCGAGGGATTACGACAGAAGTCGCAAACGATGGCACAACCATTCTTGTTCCTGAACAAGAGGTGGACCGTTTAAAAGTTGAGTTAGCTGCTGAAGGTTTACCACAAAGCGGCAGCATTGATTATAGTTTTTTCCAAGAACAAATGGGCTTTGGCATGACAGATAATGAATTTACTGTTATTGAGCGGTCTCTTATGCAAACGGAATTAGCTGAATTAATTCGGAGCATCTCTGGTGTGCAACATGCAAATGTTGTCATTACGTTAGCCGAAGATAGCGTATGGTTAAACGCTGGTCAAGAGGAAGCGACTGCTGCAGTTGTGTTAGATTTAGCGGCTGGAACAACATTAGATCAAAATCAAGTAAAAGCGCTTTACCATTTAATTGCGAGAAGCGTACCTAATTTACCATTAGAAAACATTGTCTTATCTGATTCAAACTTTACGAATTATACATACCAAGAAGAAGAACAGTCACCGACGGGGTCTTATCAATCTCAACGTGAAATCAAGCAAGAAGTTGAAGCGGATTTAGAACAAACTATTATGCAGCTGCTTCATGCAGTCGTAGGTCCGAATAATGCAATCGTCTCTGTCACAACCGATATTGATTTTACGCAAGAACAGCGCACGGAAGATTTAGTAGAACCAGTTAATGAAGAAGATATGGAAGGTTTAGCTGTTAGTGCAGAACGTGTAACAGAATTTTATGAGGGAACTGGGGCTAGTGAAGGTGGCGTCACCGGGACAGGAGATGAAATCCCGAATTATACGGGAAGCTTACCTGGCGGTGATAGCGAATCTGAGCGTACTGAAGAGCGGGTTAACTATGAGTTTAATCGCATTCATAAAGAGATTGTAGAAAGTCCTTATCGAATAAGAGATTTAAGTATTCAAGCCATGATTAACCCGCCAGAAGGGGTTCAACAATTGCCGGCACAACAAATGGAAAACATTACTGCGATGTTGGATACAATCGTGCAAACAACAATTCCAGCATCAGCGGATGGAGAAAATGAGCCTATTGCGAACCGAGTGTCGATTTCTTCAATCCCATTTGCAGAGACCGCTCAAGCAGAAGCACCAGAAGAAGCGCAAGGTCTTCCTCTTTGGATGATTATTGTTGCTGGGGTGTTAGGATTGTTTATCATCGTGCTAAGTATGGTCTTGCTGAAGACGCGTAAACAAGCTGTTGATTTAGCTGTTGATGAGCAACCAGAACGACTCGATCATGAAGAATTTGATTCGGTACCGTTTCAAGAAAGAGAAGAGCGAAATGATCAAAAACAAATGAAAGAGTTGAATCATTTAGCTAATCAAAACCCAGAAGAATTTTCAAAGTTACTTAGAACATGGTTATCTGAGGATTCGTAA